A part of Pararoseomonas sp. SCSIO 73927 genomic DNA contains:
- a CDS encoding plasmid pRiA4b ORF-3 family protein, whose amino-acid sequence MLTTELDAVIMRRLAADMFAPFNAVQIRVSIDDIDPPAWRRLIVPIDWNLEQLHLTIQAAFNWWNYHLHEFQIGGLRFSDAAAAYESSSRDDPKVFEQTDVRLRDFTRSGARFNYLYDFGDGWSHTVELEQWLSLDVAPKKAQCIDGARARPPEDIGGIPGYQRFLEILADPSDLEHDETKQWCGGYFDPDWFDLATVNKDVSNALKPNVKRRLHQPKPRKA is encoded by the coding sequence ATGCTGACGACAGAACTTGACGCAGTCATCATGCGAAGGCTTGCTGCCGATATGTTTGCACCCTTCAACGCAGTTCAGATTCGTGTGTCAATCGACGATATTGACCCTCCTGCTTGGAGGCGTCTGATCGTACCGATCGACTGGAATCTGGAGCAATTGCACCTGACGATCCAAGCGGCGTTTAACTGGTGGAATTACCACCTGCATGAGTTTCAGATTGGCGGACTGCGCTTTAGCGATGCGGCTGCTGCTTACGAAAGCTCCAGCAGGGATGATCCCAAGGTCTTTGAGCAGACGGACGTTCGCTTGCGTGACTTCACGAGATCTGGTGCGAGGTTCAACTACCTGTACGATTTCGGCGACGGCTGGTCGCATACCGTTGAATTGGAACAATGGCTTTCCCTCGACGTCGCACCAAAGAAGGCTCAATGCATCGATGGTGCACGGGCTCGCCCTCCCGAAGATATCGGCGGGATACCCGGCTATCAGCGGTTTCTTGAAATCTTGGCGGACCCGAGCGACCTGGAACACGATGAAACCAAGCAATGGTGCGGAGGATATTTCGATCCTGACTGGTTCGACCTCGCGACTGTCAACAAGGACGTGAGCAATGCGCTGAAGCCCAATGTGAAGCGGCGTCTTCACCAGCCGAAACCGCGAAAGGCTTGA
- a CDS encoding helix-turn-helix transcriptional regulator, whose protein sequence is MITARLSRAARALLGWTQETLADEARVSLTALKRLESESDLKVYESTRDQVRRAFEAHGIVLLQSDQGEGVMLVHGRKAASDMRKRN, encoded by the coding sequence ATGATCACCGCCCGACTGTCGCGGGCCGCACGCGCGCTACTGGGTTGGACACAGGAGACGCTCGCTGACGAAGCCCGTGTATCACTGACCGCGCTCAAGCGCCTCGAGTCGGAGAGCGACTTGAAGGTCTACGAGAGTACGCGCGATCAGGTGCGCCGGGCATTCGAAGCGCATGGCATCGTCCTCTTGCAGTCCGACCAAGGTGAAGGGGTGATGCTCGTCCATGGCCGAAAAGCCGCCAGTGACATGCGGAAGAGAAACTAG
- a CDS encoding DUF2285 domain-containing protein, which yields MSPALDAKEAAPIWAPTVNTGVVLLTAPPAILPKDDTSQSIDAQAPGQSDAQGSHFVHTLTNGERLQILRLGGLGADEGTAAVIPLGPEGFDRLEAVARLLSSLHGRSIPADTRLTKQQRQRARRMLQAVDGRLSGASYREIAAVLFGARDLADEPWKTSSRRFATMDLVRGGLAMIAGGYRRLLSHRRRR from the coding sequence TTGTCGCCGGCCCTCGACGCCAAAGAGGCCGCGCCCATCTGGGCACCCACCGTGAACACTGGCGTCGTACTACTGACCGCACCGCCCGCCATCCTGCCGAAGGACGACACGTCACAATCCATTGACGCGCAGGCGCCCGGCCAGTCAGACGCGCAAGGCTCCCACTTCGTCCACACCCTCACGAATGGCGAACGGCTTCAGATCCTGCGTCTCGGCGGATTAGGCGCAGACGAAGGCACGGCGGCCGTCATCCCGCTCGGCCCCGAAGGCTTCGATCGGCTCGAGGCCGTAGCCCGTCTCCTGAGTTCGCTCCATGGCCGCTCGATTCCTGCCGACACGCGGCTGACCAAGCAGCAGCGTCAACGTGCGCGACGGATGTTGCAGGCCGTCGACGGTCGTCTCAGCGGCGCCAGCTACCGCGAGATCGCGGCGGTACTGTTCGGCGCACGCGACCTCGCCGATGAACCCTGGAAAACATCCTCGCGCCGGTTCGCCACCATGGACCTCGTGCGCGGCGGCCTCGCCATGATCGCCGGCGGCTATCGACGCCTGCTGAGCCATCGCCGTCGACGCTAG
- a CDS encoding DUF736 domain-containing protein encodes MATIGTFKKTGTNEFTGEIVTLSVQAKNVRIVPETRATGENAPSHRVLVGRAEIGAAWSKRSNEGRDYLGLKLDDPSFNAPIYANLFDDEDGEAFSLIWSRPSRRNGD; translated from the coding sequence ATGGCCACCATCGGCACCTTCAAGAAGACCGGCACGAACGAGTTCACCGGCGAGATCGTCACCCTGAGCGTTCAGGCCAAGAACGTCCGCATCGTCCCCGAGACCCGGGCCACCGGCGAGAACGCCCCCAGCCACCGCGTCCTGGTCGGTCGCGCCGAGATCGGCGCCGCCTGGTCCAAGCGCTCCAACGAGGGCCGCGACTATCTTGGTCTCAAGCTGGACGACCCGAGCTTCAACGCCCCGATCTACGCCAACCTGTTCGACGACGAGGACGGCGAAGCTTTCAGCCTCATCTGGTCCCGCCCCAGCCGCCGCAACGGCGACTGA
- a CDS encoding DNA -binding domain-containing protein produces MTKADFLERPPESASITDYDRAHMTLYLRLLDAASDGAAWEEAVSILFGIDPAAEPERARRIHDSHLDRAKWMTQHGYRELAHEHPRR; encoded by the coding sequence GTGACCAAGGCAGACTTCCTCGAACGGCCGCCGGAGAGCGCGTCGATCACCGACTATGATCGGGCGCACATGACGCTCTACCTCCGTCTCCTTGATGCCGCGTCGGACGGCGCTGCTTGGGAAGAGGCCGTGTCAATCCTGTTCGGCATTGACCCGGCCGCCGAACCGGAGCGGGCCCGCCGCATCCATGACAGCCATCTCGATCGTGCCAAATGGATGACCCAGCACGGCTACCGCGAGCTCGCACACGAGCACCCGCGTCGTTGA
- a CDS encoding strawberry notch-like NTP hydrolase domain-containing protein: MAALLDAARSILVHLEAGRRVDATLLRDAMEASFNASDAAGAWDWKLAYDACEAATVLFLRKYGKALLHKAGSPAAALPLVARVAGLLPTHTRRSLESETFQQFSTPIPLGFIASRAAAITPADRVLEPSAGTGLLAILSEIAGATLILNELAETRASLLSSLFPAVAVTRFDAAQIDDHLHPAMVPSVVLMNPPFSAMANVSGRMADAALRHIASALARLAEGGRLVAITGANVSPEHPAWREAFIRLQERGRVVFTASIEGAVYARHGTTIETRLTVFDKLPADDPARFPASQGQAVDTQTLMGWVTEHVPPRLTVAGSVALPAPSAMALKQVACPIARGTANAPQRSSLEEPFYLDLAYETLDWKLAEHGRLTDAIYEEYGLQTIRIPGSQAHPTKLVQSAAMASVAPPKPSYRPRLPERLITEGVLSDAQLETVIYAGEAHTGFLSGAWTIDATFDVVSAAPDDAASAVRFRRGFMLGDGTGAGKGRQSAAIILDNWLHGRRKAVWISKSDKLIEDAQRDWSALDMERLLVTPLSRFPQGRPITLPEGVLFTTYATLRSDEKADKVSRVRQIVDWLGSDFDGVIIFDESHAMQNAGGGKGERGDVAQSQQGRAGLRLQHALPGARIVYVSATGATTVHNLAYAQRLGLWGGEDFPFATRAEFVAAIEAGGIAAMEVLARDLRALGLYTARSLSYDGVEYELVEHALTDEQRRIYDAYAGAFSIIHNNLDAAMRAANITSETGTLNPRAKSAARSAFESTKQRFFGHLLTSMKTPTLIRSIQRDLDDGHAAVVQIVSTGEALMERRLAEVPTEEWNDVRVDITPREYVLSYLQNSFPVQLYEPFTDADGNLSSRPVTRDGQPVKSREALARRDRLIEKLASLPPVPGALDQIVQRFGTDLVAEVTGRSRRIIRKGDRLMVENRPGSANLAETAAFMDDAKRILVFSDAGGTGRSYHADLAARNQRLRVHYLLEPGWKADAAIQGLGRTNRTNQAQPPLFRPIATDVKAEKRFLSTIARRLDTLGAITRGQRQTGGQGLFRPEDNLESPHARDALRQLYLLIVRGKVDGCPLQIFESATGLSLMDDTGIRDELPPITTFLNRLLALTIDLQGILFSAFEQLLNARIAGALASGTYDIGLETLKAESFVVTDRHTIYTHPATGAETRLLTITQRERNRPLSLEQAFELLADPRAALLINDRSARAAVQVPAPSIMLDDGEIERRVRLLRPMEHHHASLAWMAESHWRVADREVFAAAWQRELGQIPEFTDSTIHVVAGLLLPIWKRLPDECTRVYRLQTDDGERIIGRRVSPAWAANALAIGAPTLTAADAFAALVAGSTVLDLTEGLQLHRARVMGVHRIELSGFSDTMRDLLRSYGLFHEIISWKLRMFVPTDATGVGVLAKVMERYPVTRISEREAA, from the coding sequence ATGGCGGCCCTGCTCGATGCCGCCCGATCCATCCTCGTCCATCTCGAAGCCGGCCGACGTGTCGACGCCACCCTGCTTCGTGACGCGATGGAAGCGAGCTTCAACGCGAGCGACGCTGCCGGAGCCTGGGACTGGAAGCTGGCCTACGACGCCTGCGAGGCAGCGACCGTTCTCTTCCTCCGCAAATACGGCAAAGCGCTTTTGCACAAAGCCGGCTCTCCGGCCGCTGCCCTGCCGCTGGTCGCCAGAGTCGCCGGTCTGCTTCCCACGCACACCCGCCGCTCCCTCGAAAGCGAGACGTTCCAGCAATTCTCGACGCCCATCCCGCTCGGCTTCATAGCGTCGCGCGCGGCCGCTATTACACCTGCCGACCGTGTGCTCGAACCGTCCGCCGGGACCGGTTTGCTCGCCATTCTGTCCGAGATTGCGGGCGCTACTTTGATCCTCAACGAACTGGCGGAAACCCGCGCCAGCCTCCTCTCCTCCCTCTTCCCGGCGGTCGCAGTCACGCGCTTCGACGCAGCGCAGATCGACGATCATCTGCACCCGGCTATGGTCCCGTCGGTCGTGCTGATGAACCCGCCATTCTCGGCGATGGCGAACGTCTCCGGTCGCATGGCCGACGCCGCTCTGAGACACATCGCATCCGCGCTCGCCCGCCTCGCCGAGGGCGGGCGCTTGGTGGCCATCACCGGCGCCAATGTCAGCCCGGAGCATCCAGCCTGGCGCGAGGCGTTCATCCGACTGCAGGAGCGCGGCCGCGTCGTATTCACCGCGAGCATCGAGGGCGCCGTCTACGCCAGGCACGGCACCACTATCGAGACGCGGCTCACCGTCTTCGACAAGCTGCCGGCAGACGATCCGGCCCGGTTTCCCGCATCACAGGGTCAAGCAGTCGACACGCAGACGCTTATGGGCTGGGTCACGGAACACGTTCCCCCACGGCTCACAGTGGCGGGTTCGGTCGCCCTGCCGGCGCCGTCGGCGATGGCGCTGAAGCAAGTTGCCTGTCCGATTGCGCGCGGCACCGCGAACGCGCCGCAGAGGTCATCACTCGAGGAGCCGTTTTACCTGGACCTCGCCTATGAGACCCTCGACTGGAAGCTGGCCGAACATGGTCGGCTGACCGACGCCATCTACGAGGAATACGGACTTCAGACGATCCGCATTCCTGGCTCTCAAGCCCATCCGACCAAGCTCGTGCAATCGGCGGCCATGGCGTCGGTCGCACCGCCCAAGCCGAGCTATCGTCCACGCCTGCCCGAACGGCTCATCACCGAGGGCGTACTGTCGGACGCGCAGCTCGAAACCGTGATCTATGCCGGCGAGGCCCATACGGGCTTCCTCAGCGGCGCCTGGACCATCGACGCGACGTTCGATGTCGTCTCTGCTGCACCTGACGACGCGGCATCCGCCGTCCGATTCCGGCGCGGTTTCATGCTCGGCGACGGCACGGGCGCGGGCAAGGGCCGCCAGTCCGCCGCCATCATCCTCGACAACTGGCTGCACGGTCGGCGCAAGGCCGTCTGGATCTCGAAGTCGGACAAGCTGATCGAGGATGCGCAGCGCGACTGGTCGGCCCTGGACATGGAACGCCTGCTGGTGACGCCGCTCTCCCGCTTCCCGCAGGGGCGGCCGATCACACTGCCGGAAGGCGTCCTATTCACCACCTATGCCACGCTGCGGTCCGATGAGAAGGCCGACAAGGTTTCGCGCGTCCGCCAGATCGTCGATTGGTTGGGCTCCGATTTCGACGGGGTGATCATCTTCGACGAGAGCCATGCAATGCAGAACGCCGGCGGCGGAAAGGGAGAACGAGGCGATGTCGCTCAGTCGCAGCAGGGCCGTGCCGGCTTGCGGCTCCAGCACGCCCTCCCCGGTGCCCGAATCGTCTACGTCTCGGCGACAGGCGCCACCACTGTCCACAATCTCGCCTATGCCCAGCGTCTCGGCCTGTGGGGCGGCGAGGATTTCCCGTTCGCCACTAGGGCCGAATTCGTCGCTGCCATCGAGGCCGGCGGTATCGCAGCGATGGAGGTGCTGGCCCGCGATCTTCGCGCCCTCGGCCTCTATACCGCCAGATCCCTGTCCTATGACGGGGTCGAGTACGAGCTGGTTGAGCACGCGCTCACCGACGAGCAACGCCGCATCTATGACGCCTATGCTGGCGCGTTCTCGATCATCCACAACAACCTCGATGCCGCGATGCGCGCCGCGAACATCACCAGCGAGACCGGCACGCTCAACCCGCGCGCCAAATCTGCCGCCCGTTCGGCCTTCGAAAGCACAAAGCAGCGCTTCTTCGGGCACCTGCTGACCTCGATGAAGACCCCAACGCTGATCCGCTCGATCCAGCGCGATCTCGATGACGGGCACGCGGCTGTCGTCCAGATCGTCTCCACCGGCGAGGCACTGATGGAGCGGCGACTGGCCGAGGTGCCGACCGAGGAATGGAACGACGTGCGCGTCGACATTACGCCGCGCGAGTATGTGCTGTCTTACCTTCAAAACTCCTTCCCGGTGCAGCTCTACGAGCCGTTCACCGACGCGGATGGCAATCTCTCTTCGCGACCTGTCACCCGCGACGGCCAGCCCGTCAAAAGCCGTGAAGCGCTCGCCCGGCGTGACCGGCTGATCGAGAAACTCGCAAGCCTGCCGCCGGTGCCTGGCGCGCTCGATCAGATCGTCCAGCGCTTCGGAACCGACCTGGTAGCCGAGGTGACCGGGCGATCGCGGCGCATCATCCGCAAAGGTGATCGGCTCATGGTCGAGAACCGTCCGGGCTCCGCCAACCTCGCCGAGACCGCCGCCTTCATGGATGATGCCAAGCGCATCCTCGTGTTCAGTGATGCTGGCGGCACCGGGCGCAGCTATCACGCTGACCTCGCGGCGCGGAACCAGCGCCTTCGTGTCCACTATCTCCTCGAACCGGGCTGGAAAGCCGACGCCGCCATTCAGGGCCTTGGTCGCACCAATCGCACCAACCAGGCGCAGCCGCCGCTTTTTCGTCCGATCGCAACCGACGTGAAAGCCGAGAAGCGCTTCCTGTCGACCATTGCCCGCCGGCTCGACACGCTCGGGGCAATCACCCGCGGCCAGCGCCAGACCGGCGGACAGGGCCTCTTCAGACCCGAGGACAATCTCGAAAGCCCCCACGCGCGCGACGCGCTCCGCCAACTTTACCTGCTGATCGTCCGCGGCAAGGTCGATGGCTGCCCGCTCCAAATCTTCGAGAGCGCCACCGGCCTCAGCCTGATGGACGACACAGGCATCCGCGACGAGCTACCGCCGATCACGACCTTTCTCAATCGCTTGCTGGCGCTGACGATCGACCTGCAGGGCATATTGTTCAGCGCCTTCGAGCAGCTTCTCAATGCCCGTATTGCCGGAGCACTGGCCAGCGGCACCTATGACATCGGGCTGGAAACGCTGAAAGCCGAAAGCTTCGTCGTCACCGACCGGCACACCATCTACACGCATCCCGCCACTGGCGCGGAAACCCGCTTGCTGACGATCACCCAGCGCGAGCGCAACAGGCCCCTGTCGCTCGAACAAGCCTTCGAGCTTCTCGCCGATCCACGTGCAGCTCTGCTGATCAACGACCGATCCGCCAGGGCGGCGGTTCAGGTGCCTGCCCCGAGCATCATGCTGGATGACGGCGAAATCGAACGCCGGGTGCGCTTGCTCCGCCCGATGGAACATCACCATGCATCGCTGGCGTGGATGGCGGAAAGCCATTGGCGGGTGGCCGATCGCGAGGTCTTCGCTGCGGCGTGGCAGCGCGAACTGGGGCAGATCCCCGAGTTCACCGACAGCACGATCCATGTCGTCGCCGGGCTCCTGCTCCCGATCTGGAAGCGTCTCCCGGATGAGTGCACACGTGTCTATCGCCTCCAGACGGACGACGGGGAACGCATCATCGGGCGACGCGTGTCTCCAGCCTGGGCGGCCAACGCGCTCGCGATCGGAGCGCCCACGCTGACGGCTGCCGATGCCTTTGCAGCCTTGGTGGCAGGCAGCACCGTCCTCGATCTCACTGAGGGCCTCCAGCTTCATCGCGCGCGGGTTATGGGCGTCCACCGCATCGAGCTATCGGGCTTCTCCGACACGATGCGCGATCTCCTCCGGTCCTACGGCCTGTTCCACGAGATCATCTCCTGGAAGCTCCGGATGTTCGTTCCCACCGACGCGACCGGCGTGGGCGTCCTTGCCAAGGTGATGGAGCGCTATCCAGTCACGCGGATCTCTGAACGGGAGGCAGCGTGA
- a CDS encoding AlpA family transcriptional regulator, translating to MSPNGAGVPQRFLRTPEAARFLGLSDRTLEKHRTYGTGPAYRKLGGRVVYALEDLKAWADRGFVTSTSDPRGSVLPAKRHAAVTPAFGGGQAR from the coding sequence ATGTCACCCAATGGCGCCGGCGTGCCGCAACGCTTTCTCCGCACGCCTGAAGCGGCCCGCTTCCTCGGTCTCTCGGATCGCACGCTCGAGAAGCACCGGACCTACGGCACCGGTCCCGCCTATCGCAAGCTTGGCGGGCGCGTCGTCTACGCGCTCGAGGACCTGAAAGCGTGGGCTGACCGCGGCTTCGTCACCTCGACGTCCGATCCGCGCGGGAGTGTCCTTCCCGCCAAGCGCCATGCCGCCGTCACGCCTGCCTTCGGCGGCGGCCAAGCCCGCTGA
- a CDS encoding antitoxin of toxin-antitoxin stability system: MPEIIETIVYRLDELSTAAKDAARGWYREGGFDYDWFEFVYDDFERICMILGISLRRRPVRLFGGSTRLKPCIWFSGFWSQGDGACFEGDYRHARSAAGRIRAYAPTDTALHRIADTLQAVQRRNFYQLRATMTQRGRYYHEQCMAIMVDRDSPVGQDMTADAEDAVSEALRDLARWLYRQLEREYEHLTSDEEVDEAIAANGYTFTEAGRRFG, translated from the coding sequence ATGCCTGAGATCATCGAAACCATCGTCTATCGCCTCGACGAACTCTCCACTGCGGCGAAGGACGCCGCGCGCGGATGGTACCGCGAGGGTGGCTTCGATTATGACTGGTTCGAGTTCGTCTATGACGACTTCGAACGCATTTGCATGATCCTGGGCATCAGTCTCAGGAGGCGCCCTGTCCGACTGTTCGGCGGTAGCACCCGCTTGAAACCCTGCATCTGGTTTTCGGGCTTCTGGAGCCAGGGCGACGGAGCCTGCTTCGAGGGCGACTACCGACACGCGAGATCCGCCGCCGGCCGCATCCGGGCCTATGCACCGACGGATACCGCGCTTCACCGGATCGCCGATACCCTCCAGGCCGTTCAGCGGCGCAACTTCTACCAGCTCCGAGCCACGATGACTCAGCGGGGGCGCTACTATCACGAGCAGTGCATGGCCATCATGGTTGATCGCGACAGTCCCGTAGGTCAGGACATGACCGCCGATGCAGAAGATGCCGTATCGGAAGCGCTCCGTGATCTGGCCCGCTGGCTCTACCGCCAGCTCGAAAGGGAATACGAGCATCTGACCTCGGACGAGGAGGTCGACGAGGCGATTGCGGCGAACGGCTACACCTTCACCGAAGCGGGCCGGCGCTTCGGTTGA
- a CDS encoding replication initiator protein A yields MSPRQRPLSLSERSRLDPFVVATGDASPRDQRDLMERPFFSLAKAKRTSPIHYQAGDIRVEVFAVPEHGMATIWDADILIWAASQIVEAANLGFQTSRFLRFTPYQLLTAIGRQTGSRDYRLLKGALARLQSTVIRTTIRNGEHWRRQQFSWINEWGECTTRDGRVEGMEFVLPDWLYRGVIDRSLVLAIDPAYFRLTGGIERWLYRVARKHAGRQPAGWTFEIAHLHAKSGSQARVSDFAIDIRRIVARQPLPGYRLALERTGRQERLHIRPINLSTGPVDGVVDAIGTSGANGIGISGAAASGLRARKSQLTLWPETAIPSLNLESNNESNFLLERGDGGKPPHGRRSARS; encoded by the coding sequence ATGTCCCCGCGGCAGCGCCCCCTCTCCTTGAGCGAACGATCGCGGCTCGACCCGTTCGTCGTCGCCACCGGCGACGCCAGTCCGCGCGACCAGCGCGATCTGATGGAGCGGCCCTTCTTCTCGCTCGCCAAGGCCAAGCGTACCTCACCGATCCACTACCAAGCCGGCGACATCCGCGTCGAAGTCTTCGCGGTCCCCGAGCATGGCATGGCGACCATCTGGGATGCCGACATCCTGATCTGGGCCGCGAGCCAGATCGTCGAGGCCGCAAACCTCGGCTTCCAAACGTCACGCTTCCTGCGCTTCACGCCGTATCAACTCCTGACCGCCATCGGGCGCCAGACGGGATCGCGCGACTATCGGCTCCTCAAGGGCGCTCTGGCGCGCCTTCAGTCGACGGTCATCCGCACCACGATCCGCAACGGCGAGCATTGGCGGCGTCAGCAATTCTCCTGGATCAACGAGTGGGGGGAATGCACGACGCGCGACGGCCGCGTAGAGGGCATGGAGTTCGTCCTGCCCGACTGGCTCTATCGCGGTGTCATTGACCGCTCGCTCGTCCTCGCCATCGATCCCGCCTATTTCCGACTGACCGGCGGCATCGAGCGCTGGCTCTATCGGGTCGCCCGGAAGCATGCCGGCCGTCAGCCAGCGGGCTGGACCTTCGAAATCGCGCACCTGCACGCCAAATCGGGGAGCCAGGCGCGTGTTTCCGACTTCGCCATCGACATCCGCCGCATCGTCGCCCGCCAGCCGCTGCCCGGCTATCGCTTGGCTCTGGAGCGCACCGGTCGTCAGGAACGCCTGCACATCCGCCCCATCAACTTGTCCACAGGCCCTGTGGATGGTGTTGTGGATGCGATCGGGACTTCGGGCGCAAATGGTATCGGGATTTCGGGCGCAGCCGCCTCGGGACTTCGGGCGCGGAAATCGCAACTAACCCTCTGGCCTGAAACGGCGATTCCGAGCCTTAACTTAGAATCTAACAACGAATCTAACTTCTTGTTGGAGCGGGGCGACGGTGGAAAACCACCCCACGGCCGACGGAGCGCGCGGTCATGA
- a CDS encoding toprim domain-containing protein: protein MASLDASDLAARLAGQAEAVCRHYLSNGTRQGGYWLVGDVRNTPGRSMFVRLKGPQTGKGAAGKWTDAATGEHGDLLDVIRETCDLPDFKQVAEEARRFLSLPHPEPARESRRARTFAAPMGSPDAARRLFAMAQPISRTLAETYLRARGITSLHETGSLRFHPRCFFRPDEHSPTEIWPAIIAAVTDLNGELTGAHRTWLDPDGFNEATLGKAPVETPRRAMGNLLGSAVRFGLPGSVMAAGEGVETMLSLRCVLPTMPMAAALSAAHLAAIQFPDTLHRLYVARDDDPAGDAAVRTLMTRAEEAGIEAVTLSPTLGDFNEDLRLVGLAALRAAIRVQIAPQDVARFMEHAA from the coding sequence ATGGCCAGCCTTGACGCATCCGATCTCGCGGCCCGCCTCGCCGGCCAAGCCGAAGCCGTGTGCCGGCACTATCTGTCCAACGGCACAAGGCAGGGAGGCTACTGGCTGGTCGGCGACGTTCGCAACACGCCGGGCCGCTCAATGTTCGTGCGGCTCAAGGGGCCGCAGACCGGCAAGGGCGCCGCCGGCAAGTGGACCGACGCCGCGACTGGCGAGCATGGCGATCTGCTCGATGTCATTCGCGAAACCTGCGACCTTCCCGACTTCAAGCAGGTCGCCGAGGAAGCGCGGCGCTTCTTGAGCCTCCCGCATCCAGAACCCGCACGAGAGTCGAGGCGGGCTAGGACGTTCGCGGCGCCAATGGGCTCGCCAGACGCCGCGAGGCGTCTCTTCGCGATGGCACAGCCTATCAGCCGTACACTCGCCGAGACGTATCTGCGCGCACGCGGCATTACGTCTTTGCACGAAACCGGATCGCTGCGCTTCCATCCCCGCTGCTTCTTCCGCCCCGATGAGCATTCCCCGACCGAGATCTGGCCGGCGATCATCGCCGCCGTCACGGACCTCAATGGCGAGCTCACCGGCGCACACCGCACCTGGCTGGACCCCGACGGCTTCAACGAAGCGACCTTAGGCAAGGCGCCCGTCGAGACACCGAGACGGGCGATGGGCAATCTCCTCGGGTCTGCCGTGCGCTTCGGACTGCCGGGCTCGGTGATGGCGGCCGGCGAAGGCGTCGAGACCATGCTGTCGCTGCGCTGCGTCCTGCCAACCATGCCGATGGCGGCTGCGCTGTCGGCGGCACATCTGGCTGCCATCCAGTTCCCCGACACCCTGCACCGGCTGTATGTCGCGCGTGATGACGATCCCGCCGGCGATGCAGCGGTGAGGACCTTGATGACCCGCGCGGAGGAAGCGGGCATCGAGGCAGTCACCCTGTCTCCGACGCTTGGCGACTTCAATGAAGACCTCCGGCTGGTAGGGCTCGCGGCGCTCCGGGCGGCCATCCGGGTCCAGATCGCGCCCCAGGACGTCGCACGCTTCATGGAGCACGCAGCCTAA
- a CDS encoding DUF2493 domain-containing protein produces MSEHDEFEPDHISSPTDHVLTELQLYGFHPRDDEPDPRPIPEDRVIAGAVADIFDALIATMADTGLDADLDDLLWSTVNTFHRAVERVERTLDDNELAQKQGQREQDGSEVKAVQLEALIATGQRLIERRDALELFRDTGADLYRKTTGSNWSPRHGSRVNHRQLTSAMIDSRDFIAARKRADREVLLPAGPKIALTGGLDFNDHQLIWAKLDQVRAKHPDMVLMHGKSPKGAEKIAARWADHRGVTQIGFAPDWTKHGRSAPFKRNDQMLDVLPIGVIVFPGTGIQDNLADKAKKLGIPVWKFGSGGA; encoded by the coding sequence ATGAGCGAGCACGACGAATTTGAGCCCGACCACATCTCTTCTCCCACCGACCACGTTCTGACCGAGCTTCAGCTCTACGGCTTCCATCCCCGCGACGATGAACCCGATCCTCGACCAATTCCGGAAGATCGCGTGATCGCCGGCGCCGTCGCCGACATCTTCGACGCGCTGATTGCGACCATGGCCGATACCGGCCTCGACGCAGATCTCGACGACCTGCTGTGGTCAACGGTCAACACCTTCCACCGCGCCGTCGAACGGGTCGAACGCACACTCGACGACAACGAGCTGGCGCAGAAGCAGGGGCAGCGCGAACAGGATGGCTCCGAGGTGAAGGCCGTGCAGCTCGAGGCGCTGATCGCCACCGGACAGCGGCTCATCGAACGCCGAGACGCCCTCGAACTCTTTCGTGACACCGGCGCCGACCTTTACCGGAAAACGACCGGCTCGAACTGGTCTCCCCGCCACGGCTCACGCGTCAACCATCGCCAGCTCACCTCTGCGATGATCGACAGCCGCGACTTCATCGCCGCGCGCAAACGCGCCGATCGCGAGGTGCTGCTGCCCGCCGGACCGAAGATCGCGCTGACCGGCGGGCTCGACTTCAACGACCATCAACTGATCTGGGCCAAGCTCGACCAGGTCCGCGCGAAGCATCCCGACATGGTGCTGATGCACGGCAAATCTCCAAAAGGCGCCGAGAAGATCGCGGCCCGCTGGGCCGACCACCGCGGCGTTACGCAGATCGGCTTTGCCCCCGATTGGACCAAACACGGCCGCTCCGCCCCGTTCAAACGCAACGATCAGATGCTGGACGTGCTGCCGATCGGGGTCATCGTGTTCCCCGGCACCGGCATCCAGGACAATCTCGCCGACAAGGCGAAGAAGCTCGGCATCCCGGTCTGGAAATTCGGCTCAGGTGGCGCCTAG